One window from the genome of Anaerococcus sp. Marseille-Q7828 encodes:
- the galE gene encoding UDP-glucose 4-epimerase GalE, producing MTRVLLTGGAGYIGSHTAVELLESGYDVIVYDNLVNSSKIALDRVEEITGKKLTFYEADILDTEFLKEVLTKEKIDVVIHFAALKAVGESVKKPLKYYHNNLTGTLSLLEAMEEVGVKNIIFSSSATVYGDPETSPITEDFPKGTCTNPYGWSKSFMEQIMTDLNTADPDFKVVLLRYFNPIGAHKSGLIGEDPQGIPNNLLPYISQVAVGKLPHLHVYGDDYDTHDGTGVRDYIHVVDLAKGHVLAVDKIDELGGVSIFNLATGNGYSVLDVLHAFEKACGKEIPYQIEARREGDIDKSYADATKAKEVLGWVAANGIDQMCQDAWKWQKMNPNGYEAEEK from the coding sequence ATGACACGAGTATTATTGACAGGTGGGGCAGGCTATATTGGTAGCCACACAGCTGTAGAACTTTTAGAAAGTGGATATGATGTTATTGTTTATGACAATCTTGTAAACTCATCAAAGATTGCTCTTGATAGGGTGGAAGAGATTACTGGCAAAAAACTTACTTTTTATGAGGCTGATATTCTAGATACAGAATTTCTAAAAGAAGTTTTGACTAAAGAAAAAATTGATGTGGTAATCCACTTTGCAGCCCTTAAAGCTGTTGGCGAATCAGTTAAAAAACCACTCAAATATTATCACAACAATCTAACAGGAACCCTAAGCCTACTTGAAGCTATGGAAGAAGTTGGTGTGAAAAACATCATCTTCTCATCATCAGCTACAGTTTATGGCGATCCAGAGACGTCTCCAATTACTGAAGATTTTCCAAAAGGCACTTGCACCAATCCATACGGTTGGTCCAAGTCCTTTATGGAACAGATTATGACTGACCTAAATACGGCAGATCCAGACTTTAAAGTAGTTTTGCTAAGATACTTTAACCCTATAGGGGCTCACAAATCTGGGCTTATTGGAGAAGACCCACAAGGAATTCCAAACAACCTTTTGCCATATATCTCCCAAGTTGCGGTTGGCAAGCTACCACACTTACATGTTTACGGTGATGACTATGACACCCACGATGGGACTGGAGTCAGGGACTATATCCACGTAGTAGATTTGGCCAAGGGCCATGTACTGGCAGTCGACAAGATAGATGAGCTTGGCGGAGTAAGTATTTTCAATCTTGCTACAGGTAATGGTTACTCAGTTTTAGATGTTCTCCACGCTTTTGAAAAAGCATGTGGCAAAGAAATTCCATACCAAATTGAGGCCAGAAGAGAGGGCGATATAGATAAGTCTTATGCAGATGCGACCAAGGCCAAGGAAGTACTAGGATGGGTTGCAGCAAATGGTATAGATCAAATGTGCCAAGATGCATGGAAGTGGCAAAAAATGAATCCAAATGGATACGAAGCGGAGGAGAAATGA
- a CDS encoding sugar phosphate nucleotidyltransferase encodes MKTTLVVLAAGIGSRYGAGIKQLAKMDNNGYTIIDYSIFDAKEAGFDKVVFIIRDEIEDDFKEIICDRISEIMEVEYAYQRPELPGGFKNPEGRTKPWGTVQALIPTREFVNEPFLVINADDYYGKKVFKDLHDFLVNPANADKDKLQIAMAGYKLKNTLSDNGTVTRGVSVGDENNKLVKILETHEIKLEEDGSLSSKENLDSDLLNLESLVSMNMWASYPEFIDLCEEYFEKYLERNKDNLDKAEYVLPEMIGEFIKENKAEITILPTNDKWIGITYKEDLEPAQEAFKVMFANGEYPTDIWSK; translated from the coding sequence ATGAAGACAACATTAGTAGTATTAGCAGCAGGAATTGGCAGCAGATATGGCGCAGGCATCAAGCAACTGGCAAAAATGGATAATAATGGCTATACAATCATTGATTATTCTATATTTGATGCCAAAGAAGCTGGCTTTGACAAGGTTGTATTTATCATAAGAGATGAAATAGAAGATGACTTCAAGGAAATAATCTGCGATAGGATTTCTGAAATTATGGAAGTTGAATATGCTTATCAAAGGCCAGAACTTCCAGGTGGATTCAAAAATCCAGAAGGTAGAACCAAGCCATGGGGCACAGTTCAAGCCTTAATTCCTACTAGAGAATTTGTAAATGAGCCATTCTTGGTTATAAACGCTGACGATTATTATGGCAAGAAAGTTTTCAAAGACTTGCATGACTTCCTAGTAAATCCAGCAAATGCCGACAAGGACAAATTACAAATCGCCATGGCAGGCTACAAGCTAAAAAACACCCTATCAGACAATGGAACAGTAACACGTGGCGTTTCTGTAGGAGATGAGAACAATAAACTAGTAAAAATCCTAGAAACTCACGAAATAAAACTAGAAGAGGATGGCTCTCTTTCAAGCAAGGAAAATCTCGATTCTGACTTACTTAACCTAGAAAGTCTAGTTTCAATGAATATGTGGGCAAGTTACCCAGAATTTATCGACCTATGCGAAGAATATTTTGAGAAATATCTAGAAAGAAACAAAGACAATCTAGATAAAGCAGAATACGTCTTGCCAGAAATGATAGGTGAATTCATAAAAGAAAATAAGGCAGAAATCACAATCCTTCCAACCAATGACAAGTGGATAGGCATAACCTACAAAGAAGACTTAGAGCCAGCCCAAGAAGCCTTCAAAGTAATGTTTGCAAATGGGGAATACCCAACAGATATTTGGTCAAAATAA